In Rhizobium sp. ZPR4, a genomic segment contains:
- the ccmI gene encoding c-type cytochrome biogenesis protein CcmI has product MLFWILVAVLTAVVGAVLLYPLLRGAKEAEDCRSGEAEVYRDQLRELERDLAGGLISAQEAGYARAEIGRRLIAAAKDEKTAAKSPAHGSYRLAQAFIIVVLPAVGLCLYLANGDPGLPAQPLEARLEKPGNDLAISIVKIEQHLAKNPDDAKGWEVLAPIYFKTNRIGDAELAYRNVIRLLGPNAIRLGDLGEVLVVKANGIVTAEARSVLQQSLALDAANPRTLFYLALALEQEGKAADAKTAFEALAKQSPPDAPWLAAVDEHIVKNGGKAVSSANANAPGNPTADDVAAANALSSGDRQQMIRGMVDSLDAKLKDDPKNFEGWMRLIRSYVVLNDRERAADALKRGLAAFPADGGEGQQLLALAKELGLPTEVTQQ; this is encoded by the coding sequence ATGCTGTTCTGGATTCTCGTGGCCGTTCTTACGGCGGTTGTCGGCGCTGTGCTGCTCTATCCTCTTCTGCGTGGTGCGAAGGAGGCGGAGGACTGTCGTTCCGGCGAGGCCGAGGTCTATCGCGATCAGCTTCGTGAATTGGAACGCGATCTTGCCGGCGGCCTCATCTCCGCGCAGGAGGCCGGCTATGCCCGCGCCGAAATCGGACGGCGTCTCATCGCTGCCGCCAAGGACGAGAAAACGGCAGCGAAATCGCCTGCGCATGGCAGCTATCGTCTTGCCCAGGCCTTTATCATCGTCGTTCTTCCGGCCGTTGGTCTCTGTCTCTATCTCGCCAACGGCGATCCCGGCCTGCCAGCCCAGCCGCTGGAAGCGCGGCTGGAGAAGCCAGGAAACGATCTTGCCATCTCGATCGTCAAGATCGAGCAGCATCTGGCGAAGAACCCGGACGACGCCAAGGGCTGGGAGGTCCTGGCGCCGATCTATTTCAAGACCAACCGCATCGGCGATGCGGAGCTCGCTTATCGTAACGTCATCCGCCTGCTGGGGCCGAATGCGATCCGGCTTGGCGATCTGGGCGAGGTGCTGGTCGTCAAGGCCAATGGTATTGTGACGGCGGAGGCGCGCAGCGTGTTGCAACAGTCTCTGGCGCTCGATGCCGCCAACCCTCGCACGCTTTTCTATCTGGCGCTGGCACTGGAGCAGGAGGGCAAGGCGGCCGATGCGAAGACGGCCTTCGAGGCTCTGGCGAAACAATCGCCGCCGGATGCGCCTTGGCTTGCAGCCGTCGACGAACATATCGTCAAGAATGGCGGCAAGGCTGTGTCGTCTGCAAATGCCAATGCGCCCGGCAATCCGACCGCGGACGATGTGGCGGCGGCGAATGCATTGAGCAGCGGCGACCGCCAACAGATGATCCGCGGTATGGTCGATAGCCTCGATGCCAAGCTGAAGGACGATCCGAAGAACTTCGAAGGCTGGATGCGGCTGATCCGCTCCTATGTGGTGCTGAATGATCGGGAGCGCGCAGCGGATGCGTTGAAGCGCGGTCTCGCGGCCTTTCCGGCCGATGGAGGGGAGGGCCAGCAGCTTCTGGCGCTGGCGAAGGAATTGGGCCTGCCGACGGAGGTGACGCAGCAATGA
- the ccmE gene encoding cytochrome c maturation protein CcmE: protein MTRKQKRLAVIAGGMGFIAVAVLLVLFAFSQSVAYFYMPADLAKTPVNAGTLIRLGGLVGEGSIVRGQGTQVQFSVTDGTDTIKVKYDGILPDLFREGQGVVTEGKFEPGSDVFVADSVLAKHDERYMPKQVADKLKADGVWKGEEASQ from the coding sequence ATGACCCGCAAGCAGAAACGACTGGCTGTGATCGCCGGCGGCATGGGTTTCATCGCGGTTGCCGTGCTGCTCGTCCTGTTCGCCTTCAGCCAGTCGGTCGCCTATTTCTACATGCCGGCCGATCTCGCCAAGACGCCGGTCAATGCCGGCACGCTGATCCGCCTCGGCGGGCTTGTCGGGGAGGGCTCGATCGTGCGTGGTCAGGGCACCCAGGTTCAATTCTCGGTCACCGACGGCACCGATACGATCAAGGTGAAATATGATGGCATCCTGCCGGATCTCTTCCGTGAAGGACAGGGTGTGGTCACTGAAGGCAAGTTCGAACCGGGCAGCGACGTTTTCGTTGCCGACAGCGTGCTTGCCAAGCATGATGAGCGCTACATGCCGAAGCAGGTCGCCGACAAGCTGAAGGCCGATGGCGTGTGGAAAGGCGAGGAGGCCAGCCAATGA